A DNA window from Rhizobium sp. NXC14 contains the following coding sequences:
- the trpA gene encoding tryptophan synthase subunit alpha, with the protein MTARMDKRFAALKAEGRPALVTYFMGGDPDYDTSLGIMKALPEAGSDIIELGMPFSDPMADGPAIQLAGQRALKGGQTLKKTLQLAADFRKTNDATPIVMMGYYNPIYIYGVETFLDDALAAGIDGLIVVDLPPEMDDELCIPAIRKGINFIRLATPTTDEKRLPAVLKNTSGFVYYVSMNGITGSALPDPSLVSGAVQRIKQHTELPVCVGFGVKTAEHAKVIGGSADGVVVGTAIVNQVATSLTKDGKATADTVQAVATLVRGLSSGTRSARLVAAE; encoded by the coding sequence ATGACCGCACGCATGGACAAACGCTTTGCCGCGCTGAAGGCCGAGGGCCGTCCGGCGCTTGTGACCTATTTCATGGGCGGCGATCCTGACTACGACACCTCTCTCGGCATCATGAAGGCACTGCCGGAAGCAGGTTCCGACATTATCGAGCTCGGCATGCCTTTTTCTGATCCGATGGCCGACGGCCCGGCGATCCAGCTGGCCGGTCAGCGGGCGCTGAAAGGCGGCCAGACGCTGAAGAAGACGCTGCAGCTGGCGGCCGACTTCCGCAAGACCAACGATGCGACGCCGATCGTAATGATGGGCTATTACAATCCGATCTACATCTACGGCGTCGAGACGTTCCTGGATGATGCGCTTGCCGCCGGTATCGACGGCCTGATCGTCGTCGACCTGCCGCCTGAGATGGATGACGAACTCTGCATTCCGGCGATCCGCAAGGGCATCAACTTCATCCGCCTGGCGACGCCGACCACGGACGAGAAGCGCCTGCCCGCGGTGCTGAAAAACACCTCCGGCTTCGTCTATTACGTCTCGATGAACGGCATCACCGGCTCGGCGTTGCCCGATCCGTCGCTGGTTTCGGGCGCCGTCCAGCGCATCAAGCAGCATACGGAGCTGCCCGTCTGCGTCGGTTTCGGCGTCAAGACGGCGGAACATGCCAAGGTCATCGGCGGCTCTGCCGACGGCGTTGTCGTGGGCACTGCCATTGTCAATCAGGTCGCAACCAGTTTGACGAAAGACGGAAAGGCGACGGCCGACACCGTTCAGGCGGTCGCAACGCTGGTGCGCGGCCTTTCCTCGGGAACACGTTCGGCGCGCCTTGTTGCTGCCGAATAG
- the accD gene encoding acetyl-CoA carboxylase, carboxyltransferase subunit beta, protein MNWITNYVRPRINSMLGRREVPENLWIKCPETGEMVFHKDLESNKWVIPASGYHMKMPAKARLADLFDNGEYESLPQPKVAQDPLKFRDSKKYIDRLRDSRVKTEQEDTILAGLGKVHGLKLVAVVHEFNFIGGSLGIAAGEAIVKAFERATSEKCPLVMFPASGGARMQEGILSLMQLPRTTVAVDLLKESGQPYIVVLTNPTTGGVTASYAMLGDIHLAEPGAEIGFAGKRVIEQTLREKLPEGFQTSEYLLEHGMVDMVVKRHDIPETLARLLKILTKKSVSAANDMNGGAIALAASA, encoded by the coding sequence TTGAACTGGATCACCAACTACGTTCGCCCGCGGATCAATTCCATGCTGGGCCGCCGCGAAGTTCCCGAGAACCTGTGGATCAAGTGCCCGGAAACGGGCGAAATGGTCTTCCACAAGGATCTGGAATCCAACAAATGGGTCATTCCTGCATCCGGTTATCACATGAAGATGCCGGCCAAGGCGCGCCTTGCCGATCTTTTCGACAATGGCGAATATGAATCGCTTCCGCAGCCGAAGGTCGCCCAGGACCCGTTGAAGTTCCGCGATTCCAAAAAATATATCGATCGCCTCCGCGACAGCCGTGTGAAGACCGAACAGGAGGATACCATTCTTGCCGGCCTCGGAAAGGTGCACGGTCTGAAACTCGTTGCCGTTGTGCATGAATTCAACTTCATTGGCGGTTCGCTCGGCATTGCCGCCGGCGAGGCGATCGTCAAGGCTTTCGAACGCGCGACATCCGAAAAGTGCCCGCTGGTCATGTTCCCCGCCTCCGGCGGCGCCCGCATGCAGGAAGGCATTCTCTCGCTCATGCAGCTGCCGCGCACGACGGTCGCCGTTGACCTGCTGAAGGAATCCGGCCAGCCCTATATCGTTGTGCTGACCAACCCGACCACAGGCGGTGTGACGGCCTCCTACGCCATGCTCGGCGATATTCATCTGGCAGAGCCCGGCGCCGAAATCGGCTTTGCCGGCAAGCGCGTGATCGAGCAGACGCTGCGCGAGAAGCTGCCTGAGGGTTTCCAGACCTCCGAATATCTACTGGAACATGGTATGGTCGATATGGTCGTCAAACGTCACGATATTCCGGAGACACTGGCGCG